The Bernardetia litoralis DSM 6794 genome includes a window with the following:
- a CDS encoding sel1 repeat family protein, whose protein sequence is MTILKKIKNPFLFFFSVYFLSFLMISCGSAPQTISKDSYKVYKKQAKSGNSTAMLKIANAFKGDMFTSNELRDYENAIKWYSQAMAASSTQKIPAARELFEIYMTGSKDVPRNIDAAKKWLQIVADSMDLHIYYQDNTDLYLMDIFDVYKKATKAEASAESQFLLGRYFLEFEIDYNTGVRFLDKAANTDSARYSQDVNYIKSKWQFFRNRRSDFTNNVAFEAQKDKAHQVMKRLSNEGSELAKLEYTNYIVHNAKNPQDVKEETEKLLRNFVIPKFANKEQQLKATYLVALTQEGKDHIIELRKLYTLKSQNFSMEQFPYMDNAINEYKEIANQLETLTGLGKLTAEHSTFSDIPLELPNYYQHYNGDIRPLVALKNAITTDENIELLTSENVEKYKQTLLEQVDDIFAKANTPSELYSFKNALKKDTFFKPLAKPYLDSLIQQQINKKGLIQEDLVYEYEKERLENTTFYNLGEGRKFVESISKRNDLDPEPVAKSRWARKPTKQEPRKNALLKRAKIKVLEDIYGSSPTIKQIEELNKTIPRYSWLAPQGREWAVGLKGNSDSWFTGIVEVNKTRTQYFYEVKRFGDSDRFLMEIKSIKNNKSNNAYSTNIEVEKILKKGSESGDVEGYNVTIFGAKYQTYGWKQSKTDFFRVVCKPSDGKLENAICTGYMAINRDKSHSDDFVRKHNISSNSQKDSIRAVVRYFILEMHKNLGIR, encoded by the coding sequence ATGACAATTCTAAAAAAAATCAAAAACCCTTTTCTCTTCTTTTTCTCGGTCTATTTTTTATCTTTTTTGATGATTAGTTGTGGTTCTGCTCCTCAAACTATTTCTAAAGACTCCTACAAAGTTTATAAAAAACAAGCAAAATCAGGAAACTCTACCGCCATGCTCAAAATTGCCAATGCTTTTAAAGGCGATATGTTTACGAGCAATGAATTACGAGATTACGAAAATGCCATAAAATGGTATTCACAAGCTATGGCAGCAAGCTCTACACAAAAAATACCAGCAGCTAGAGAGCTTTTCGAAATTTATATGACAGGAAGCAAAGATGTTCCTAGAAATATAGATGCAGCCAAAAAATGGTTACAAATAGTAGCCGACAGTATGGATTTACACATATATTACCAAGATAATACAGACCTCTATTTGATGGATATTTTTGATGTCTATAAAAAAGCAACAAAAGCAGAGGCAAGTGCAGAAAGTCAATTTTTATTAGGACGTTATTTTTTGGAATTTGAAATTGACTATAATACAGGAGTTCGTTTTTTGGATAAAGCAGCCAATACAGATAGTGCAAGATATAGCCAAGATGTAAATTATATAAAATCAAAATGGCAATTTTTCCGAAACCGTCGTAGTGATTTTACAAATAATGTAGCTTTTGAAGCTCAAAAAGATAAAGCACACCAAGTAATGAAACGTCTTTCAAATGAAGGAAGTGAGCTTGCCAAATTGGAATATACAAACTATATTGTTCATAATGCAAAGAACCCACAAGATGTAAAAGAAGAAACTGAAAAACTACTTCGCAACTTTGTTATCCCAAAATTTGCCAACAAAGAACAACAATTAAAAGCAACTTATTTGGTAGCCTTAACTCAAGAAGGAAAAGACCATATAATTGAGCTTCGCAAATTATATACTCTTAAAAGTCAAAACTTTAGTATGGAACAATTTCCATATATGGATAATGCTATTAATGAATACAAAGAAATTGCTAATCAATTAGAAACACTTACAGGGCTTGGAAAACTAACAGCAGAGCATTCAACATTTAGTGATATTCCTTTAGAGTTACCTAATTATTATCAACATTATAATGGAGATATACGTCCTTTAGTAGCTCTAAAAAATGCAATTACTACAGATGAAAATATAGAACTTCTAACTTCTGAAAATGTAGAAAAATACAAACAAACACTTTTAGAGCAAGTAGATGATATTTTTGCAAAAGCAAACACCCCCTCTGAGTTATACAGTTTTAAGAATGCACTAAAAAAAGATACTTTCTTCAAACCTCTTGCAAAACCATATTTGGATAGCCTTATTCAACAACAAATCAATAAAAAAGGACTTATACAAGAGGATTTGGTTTATGAATATGAAAAAGAACGTTTAGAAAATACCACTTTTTATAATTTGGGTGAAGGTAGAAAGTTTGTAGAGTCTATATCCAAACGAAATGACCTAGACCCTGAACCTGTTGCTAAAAGTCGTTGGGCAAGAAAACCTACAAAACAAGAACCACGCAAGAATGCACTTTTAAAACGTGCTAAAATAAAAGTATTAGAAGATATTTATGGAAGCTCTCCAACTATTAAACAAATTGAAGAACTCAACAAAACTATTCCTAGATACTCTTGGCTTGCTCCTCAAGGAAGAGAATGGGCAGTTGGTTTGAAGGGAAATAGTGATAGTTGGTTTACAGGAATTGTTGAGGTTAACAAAACTCGTACACAATATTTCTATGAAGTAAAACGCTTTGGAGATTCTGACCGTTTTTTGATGGAAATAAAATCTATCAAAAACAATAAATCAAATAATGCGTATAGTACCAACATAGAAGTAGAAAAAATCCTAAAAAAAGGAAGTGAATCTGGTGATGTAGAAGGATATAATGTTACTATTTTTGGAGCAAAATATCAAACATACGGTTGGAAACAAAGTAAAACAGATTTTTTTAGAGTAGTTTGTAAACCAAGTGATGGTAAATTAGAAAATGCTATTTGTACTGGTTATATGGCTATCAATAGAGATAAATCACATTCAGATGATTTTGTAAGAAAACATAATATTTCTTCTAATTCTCAAAAAGATTCTATTCGTGCAGTTGTGCGTTACTTTATTTTGGAAATGCACAAAAATTTGGGTATTCGTTAA
- a CDS encoding thioredoxin family protein, which produces MKKITLLAALIFCFFAVSGFVFFSKNEVKERHKTLEKTTKKEKIEWLTFQEAMKKSAQDNKPIFVDVYTDWCGWCKKMDKNTFQTDDVVEYVAQNYHAVKLDAESEDATSFDGQKLTYRQLSGGVFKVTGYPSIVLINSKKQVAVAPGYRGKDDFVKMLEQFKTANQ; this is translated from the coding sequence ATGAAAAAAATAACTTTATTAGCAGCTCTTATTTTTTGTTTTTTTGCTGTGAGTGGCTTTGTTTTCTTCTCTAAAAACGAGGTGAAAGAAAGGCATAAAACACTAGAAAAAACGACAAAGAAAGAAAAAATAGAATGGCTTACTTTTCAAGAAGCAATGAAAAAATCAGCACAAGACAATAAACCTATCTTTGTAGATGTTTATACAGATTGGTGTGGATGGTGCAAAAAAATGGATAAAAATACATTCCAAACTGATGACGTAGTAGAATATGTAGCTCAAAATTATCACGCTGTAAAACTAGATGCTGAAAGTGAAGATGCAACTTCCTTTGATGGACAAAAACTAACTTATAGACAACTTTCTGGAGGTGTTTTTAAAGTAACTGGTTACCCTTCTATTGTTTTGATTAATAGCAAAAAACAGGTAGCGGTTGCTCCTGGTTATCGTGGTAAAGATGATTTTGTGAAAATGTTAGAACAATTTAAGACAGCAAATCAATAG
- a CDS encoding PLDc N-terminal domain-containing protein: protein MSKSKKIWLGIFTFSPILVTILAIISFLGAILTGFAGAASGNEEIIPFLFAGGIFSFFILILFAALADLIVTIYFIADVIQDDSIEDVEKIIWVLALFFVSFISTAVYWVVRIWNRKKGGFLNNKNKFNREQIIDI from the coding sequence ATGAGCAAAAGCAAAAAAATCTGGTTAGGTATTTTTACATTTTCCCCTATTCTTGTTACTATTCTAGCTATTATTAGTTTTTTGGGAGCTATTCTGACAGGCTTTGCTGGTGCAGCTTCAGGTAACGAAGAAATAATTCCATTTCTATTTGCAGGAGGTATTTTTTCATTCTTTATTCTAATACTTTTTGCTGCCTTGGCTGACCTTATTGTTACCATTTATTTTATTGCAGATGTTATTCAAGATGATAGTATAGAAGATGTAGAAAAAATAATTTGGGTTTTGGCTCTGTTTTTTGTTTCATTTATTAGTACAGCTGTTTATTGGGTAGTTCGGATTTGGAACAGAAAAAAAGGAGGTTTTTTAAATAACAAAAACAAATTTAACAGAGAACAAATAATTGATATATAA
- a CDS encoding PLDc N-terminal domain-containing protein, with translation MSKSKKVWLGIFTFSPLIVTILGIIAFIGTFMAVASTAGHQNPPDEFFGLFFGGFFTFFILILLASLADLGITIYYIIDIVKDESVEETEKIVWVLALFFGSFISTVVYYFVRILNKKIPERDGYTNESYRRSEY, from the coding sequence ATGAGCAAAAGCAAAAAGGTTTGGTTAGGTATTTTTACATTTTCTCCACTGATAGTAACTATTTTAGGCATAATCGCTTTTATAGGGACTTTCATGGCTGTTGCCTCAACGGCTGGTCATCAAAACCCACCAGATGAATTTTTTGGACTATTTTTTGGGGGATTTTTCACTTTTTTTATTCTAATTTTATTAGCTTCTTTAGCCGATTTAGGAATTACGATTTACTATATTATTGATATTGTAAAAGATGAAAGTGTTGAAGAAACAGAGAAAATTGTTTGGGTTTTGGCTCTCTTTTTTGGTTCTTTTATTAGTACAGTAGTTTATTATTTTGTTCGTATTCTGAATAAGAAAATACCAGAAAGAGATGGATATACAAATGAGAGTTATAGAAGGTCTGAATATTGA